A window of Clostridium taeniosporum genomic DNA:
ACTAAGTACTTGTGATTATTCAGAAATAGAAAAGTTAATAAAAGATTTAATGGAAGAACATGAACCAAATAAAGTTGCTATTGCATTACCATCAATAAGAGTTGATGCTTTTTCAGTTGATTTAATAAAAGAAATTCAAAAAGTTAGAAAAACAGGTTTAACATTTGCACCAGAAGCAGGATCTCAAAGAATGAGAGATATAATAAATAAAGGGTTAACAGAAGAAAGAATTTTAGAAGCTGCTAAAAGTGCTTTTGAAGCAGGATGGAGTAAATTAAAGCTTTATTTTATAATTGGTTTACCATATGAAAATATAGAAGATTGCGCTGCTATTGGAGAGTTAGCTGAAAAAATAGTTGGAAAATATTACGAGATTCCAAAAGGTGTTAGAAATAAAGGGCTTAGAGTTACAGTAAGTACTTCTATACTAGTACCAAAGCCATTTACACCATTTCAATGGAGCCCTATGGAAAGAATGAATATAGTAAATGATAAGATAAATGCTGTAAAAGGATCAATAAAATCTAGAGCTATAAATTATAATTATCATGAGCAAAAAACATCATTTATGGAAGCATTGTTTGCTAGAGGAGATAGAAAATTATGCAATGTTTTAATAAAAGCCTTTGAAAAAGGTGCAAAGTTTGATGGTTGGTCAGAATATTTTAAATATGATGCTTGGATGGAAGCATTAGAAGAATGTAATATAGATGGAGAATTTTATGTTTATAGACAAAGAGAATATTCTGAAATATTACCTTGGGATTTCATTAATATCGGAGTAAATAGAAAATATTTAGAGATAGAAAATGAAAAAGCAAAAAGAGCTGAATTAACTCAAAACTGTAGAAAAGGATGTACAGGATGTGGTGTTAATGTGAACTTTAAGGAAGGGGAATGTTTCGAAGGTGCGATACTTAATTAAATATACTAAAGAAGCAAATGTAAAATTCATTTCTCATTTAGATTTAATGAGAACTATTCAAAAAAACATTAGAAGAGCTGAGTTACCTATAGAATATTCAAAAGGATTTAATCCACATATGACTATGTCTATAGCCCAACCATTAGCAGTTGGCGTATATTCAGATGGAGAATATATGGATATTGTCCTTGTTAATGAAATGGATGAAAAAGAGATTGTAGATAGATTAAATGCAGTATCATCAAGTGGAATAAAATTTAAAGAAGCAACTAAGATTCCATATGTAGAAGGAGAAAAGAAAGTTCCTCAAGGTATGGCATTAATTGATGCTGCTAGATATACAGCAAAGGCTCCTTATGAAAATATAGAAAAGCTCGAATATGAAATAAATGAACTTTTAAAAAGTAAAGAATGGAAAACAATAAAGAAAAGCAAAAAAGGTGAAAAAGAAGTAGACTTAAAAACAATGATTAGAGAATTTAAATTTTGGATTAAAGATAATTATTTAATTATAAATATGGTTATTAATTCAGGAAGTAGAGAACATTTAGCACCAGATTTAGTAGTGAAATATATTCAAGAAAGAACTTCTGATGTTAAAATAGATTCTTTTGTAGATATAAAAAGAGAGGAAATGTATTTCTTAAAAGGCAAAAAATTATTACCACTATATAAGGCATTAGAATTTAATAAGTAAGAATTAAGGCATATGAAAATAAATAACAAGTTAAAGATGCGATGGATATTTTGTGAAATATAATGAATTGAGCTTTGCTAATAGTTGTGTTATTAGTAGATTACAAGGAAGAAGTAGTTCACAAAATAAACGGGAATACTGACTAGTTATTTATTTGAATGTGCCTAAGTTATTTAGGATGTGAGGAATTTGAAAGAGATTTTTATTGAAAGAAGAGAATCTTTATTAAGAATTGGTATAAGAGAAAATGGAAAGCTTGTAGAAAGCATAGTAGAAGAAAAGAAAAATGAACCAATAATAGGTGAAATATATAAGGCAAGGGTAAAAAAAATAATTCCTGCTATTAATTCAATTTTTGTTGATCTAGGTTTGAATAAAGAGGGTTATTTGTATTATAGTGGAGAATTAAAAAATAAAGGAATAAAAAAAGGTGATGATATACTTGTTGAAGTTGTAAAAGAGCCTATTAATGATAAAGGTGCAAAACTTACTACTAAAGTTAGTATTCCAGGTAAGTATATAGTATTGAATTGCTATGAAACAGGTATTAAATTTTCTAAAAGGATAAATAATGAAGAAAAGAAAAAAGAAATACTAGAAAATTTAGAAGAGTTAAGTGATGTTTCAATAACAGTTAGAACAGAAGCGATTAATGTAGATATTAAAACTTTAAAAAGTGAAATTTCTAAGCTATACAGTGAATTTATAGAGATAGATAACAGTTTAAAATATTCTACTGAAGTCAAAAAAGTTTATGGTGAAGATTTAAGTTTATTTAGAATTTTAAGAAATACAATTGGACAGGATCCAGTAAAAATATATACTGATGCTCAATGTGATTTTAATAAAATTAAGAATTTTATTTCTAATGAAGAAAATGTAACACTAGAATTATATTCTGAAATGAGAAATATTTTTGATTTTTATGGAATTGAAAAAGAACTTTTAAAATTAAGACATAATAAAGTTAATCTTCCTTGTGGAGGTTCTATTATTATTGATAAAACTGAAGCTATGTATGTTATTGATGTTAATAGTGGAAAAAATATAAAGGGAAGAAGCTTTGATAAAACTATTTTAGAAACAAATTTAGAAGCAGCTAAAGAGATTGGTAATCAAGTAAAAGTTAGAAATTTAAGTGGTATAATTGTTATTGATTTTATTGATATGAGAGATAAATCTCAAAGAAATATTGTAATGAAAGCAATAGAAGAAAGCTTTGCATCAGATAAGGGAAATACTAAGATATTTCCTTTTACAGAATTAGATTTAGTTCAAATATCAAGAAGAAGACAAGGAAAAAGCATTTATGAATATATGGAAGAAAAATGTATGACATGTAAGGGGCAAGGAATGATATTAAAACTATCATATATTCAAGATCTTATAAGAAATGAAATCTTAAGAATAAAAGAAGAAAATAATATAAATTCTTTTTATATAGAAGTTGATAATGTATATAGAGAAAGAATAAAAGGTGATTTATTTAATTTTATGAAAGAAATAGATGGCATTGATAAAGAAATATATTTAAATTATGTTGAAAATATAGAAGGTTTTAAAGTAGAACCATTAATATTTCAAAGCCAAAAAGTTAATTTAGAAAAATATAAGATAACAGAATTTGACACAATTTAAGATAAAAAATGGATTATAATTATAAGACATATTTAAATGAATAATCGGTATGTTAGTTTATTTTGAGAACTACTCATTACTTAAAACTTATTAATATCACAACTATGAGAAAAGCCCAACTCATTGTATTTCACAAAATATCTGTGACATCTTTGACTTGTTATCGATTTTCATATGTCTAAAAACAAAAAGTATAATAAATTTATGCAATAAAATAGTGAATTTTAATTTACAAAAAAATAATAATGTGGTAAAATTGCTTTTGTAAACCGCACACGTAAGGTTTTAATAAACAAAGTTAAATCTTTGTACCAAAAGTGGCGAGTCCGTTAAATGAGGAGGTGTTTTAATGTACGCAGTATTAGCAACAGGAGGAAAGCAATACAGAGTTCAAGAAGGAGACGTTATATACGTTGAAAAACTTAACGCTGAAGTTGACTCTACAGTTGAATTAACAGAAGTTTTAGCAGTAGCTAACGATGAAGGAATGAAAGTTGGCGCACCAGTAGTTGAAGGTGCTAAGGTTACAGCTAAGGTTTTAGCTCAAGGAAAACAAAAGAAGGTTATAGTTTTCAAATATAAGGCTAAAAAAGACTATAGAAGAAAAAATGGTCACAGACAACCTTATACTAAGTTAGTAATCGAAAAGATAGAAGCTTAATATTATGATTAAAGTAAGAATTGATTATAAAGACAGTAATATTATTGGATTTGTAATAAACAATCATGCATTATGTGGAGATAGAGACTTTAGAAATGATATTTCTTTAGTTGGTGAAACATTTGATATGATATGTAATTCTGTTTCAGTCTTATCACAAAGCGTTATTATAGGTTTAGATGAAGTTTTAAAATTTAACTCGACTTATGAAATAAGTGATGGATATTTAAAGTTAGATCTTATCGGTTTTAATGAAAAAGAGATAGAACAAGCACAGGTTTTACTAGAGACTTTTGAAAAAAGCTTAGAAAGTGTTATTTTAGGTTTAGATCAAATGTTTGGAAGTAAAAAACGTAAAGAATATATAACTTTATTGAAAGAGGAGGTGTAACCTTATGTTAATTATGAACCTTCAATTATTCGCTCACAAAAAGGGAGTTGGTAGTTCTAAGAATGGTAGAGACTCTGAATCTAAGAGATTAGGAGTTAAATCTTCAGACGGAGAATTTGTTCTTGCTGGAAACATAATAGTAAGACAAAGAGGAACTAAGATCCACCCAGGAAACAACGTTGGAAGAGGTAAAGATGATACTTTATTCGCAAAAATCGACGGAGTAGTTAGATTTGAAAGAATGGGTAAAGATAAGAAAAAAGCTAGTGTTTACCCAGTAGATGTTGAAGCAATAGCTGAATAATTATTTTTGAAATAAAGCACCCAAGTAAGGGTGCTTTTTAAGTTATATTTAATTATTATAACTTTGGTAATTAAACATCATTTTAGATCATTTATGATTAAATTATTATATATTAGTTAAATTAATTATAATAGATTTTTAATGTGTTATAATAAAGTGTGATTTTTGAAGAATAATAATTAATAACATAAGAGTTTAATCGTAATTGAGTTTAAAGATATTCTAGTTATACAAAGAATTTAATTAAGAAGGGTGATAGCATGTTTATAGATAAAGCCAAAGTATTTATAAAGTCAGGAAAAGGTGGAGATGGAGCCATCTCATTTAGAAGAGAAAAATATGTACCGCTTGGTGGACCAAATGGTGGAGATGGTGGACGTGGTGGTAGTATCATATTTAAAGTTGATACTGGAATGACTACACTATTAGACTTTAAATACAAAAAAAAGTTTGTTGCAGAACCTGGTGAAAATGGTGGGGGTTCTAAATGCTATGGTAAAGATGGAGAAGATCTTGTTATAAAAGTACCAATGGGTACAATAATAAGAGAAGAAAAGAGTAATAAGATAATAGTAGATTTATCTCAAAAAGACCAGGACTTTGTAATTTTAAAAGGTGGTAAGGGTGGTAAAGGTAATGCTAAATTTGCTACTCCAACAAGGCAAGCACCACATTATGCTGAACCAGGAATGCCAGGAGAAGAGATATCAATAATTTTAGAGTTAAAATTATTAGCTGATGTTGGATTATTAGGATTCCCTAATGTAGGTAAATCAACATTATTATCAATGACAACAAAAGCTACTCCAAAGATAGCGAATTATCATTTCACTACTTTAAAGCCTAATTTAGGTGTTGTAGCAGTAGATGGAATTGAACCATTTGTTATGGCTGATATTCCAGGTATAATAGAAGGTGCAGCAGAAGGTGTAGGATTAGGAATTCAATTCTTAAAACACATAGAAAGAACAAGATTATTAATTCACATAGTTGATATTTCAGGTTTAGAAGGAAGAGAACCATTTGAAGACTTTGTTAAGATTAATGAAGAATTAAAGAAATATTCCGTTAAACTATGGGATAGACCACAAATTGTAGTAGCAAATAAAACAGATCTGCTTTATGATGATGAAGCTTTTGAAGAATTTGAAAGAAAAGTTAAGGAACTTGGATTTGAAAAAGTTTATAAGATGTCTGCAGCTACAAGAGATGGTATTGATGAAGTAATGAAAGAAGCAGCAAGAATGCTTAAGGAAATTCCGATTAAAGAATTAGAAATATCAGAAGATGAAATGTATGTACCAGAAGAAAAGAGATTTACATATACTATAACTGTTGATGAAGGTGAAGAATATGATACTTATGTTGTTTTAGGAACTTTTGTAGATAGATTATTAAATGCTGTAAATATACACGATGCTGATTCATTAAGATATTTCCATAAAGTATTAAGAAATAAAGGAATCATGAACGAACTAAGAGAAATGGGAATTAAAGACGGCGATGTAGTTAGATTAAATGATTTCGAATTTGAATACTTATTATAATAGATTTTGGAGGAAAAAGAATGTTAACTGGAAAACAAAGAGCATATTTAAGAGGATTAGCTAATGATATAGTTCCAATATTTCAAGTGGGAAAAAATGGTGTGGAAGAAAACTTTTTAACTCAAGTTGCGCAAGCTTTAGAAAAAAGAGAACTTATTAAAATCAAGGTTTTAGAAAATAGTGGTTTAGATACTAGAGAAGCTTCTGATTTTATATGTAAGGCTCTAAAATGTGAAGGGGTTCAAGCAATAGGTAGTAAAATGGTTTTATATAAGAAATCTAAAAATAAATCTAAAATAGAATTACCAAATAAATAATTAGATAAAATAAAACTCTTATTGTGAGAGTTTTATTTTTTTTGTTTTTATATACTCAAAAACATATTTAGATTTAAGATTTTGTTTTAGTAAAATGTTTGTATAGATATCACATATATTGAAAATAGAAACAAATTTAAATAAAAGTTAATATGTGTATTTTGTTTAGTGATTTTTAAGATTCATGTTAGTTTGAATTTTATAATATATATTATCTTCATGATATAATAATAAGTAACGAAAAATTAAAACTTATTAATTTAATTAATGTAATATATTTTTAGATTTGAAAAATAATAAATTAAGAGATTAATAAAAGTTATAATAATATTATTGCAAGTGAATACTGGGAGGAATTTTTAATGAAGCGATATGGTATAATAGGAGGTACATTTGATCCTATCCATTATGGTCATTTATATATAGCTTATGAGGCTATGAAACAATTAAATTTAGACAATGTGATTTTTATGCCAACAGGAAATCCACCTCATAAAGAAGGAAAAAAAGTAACTGATGCGTTAATAAGATATGAAATGGTAAATAAAGCTATAAAAGATTTTCCTAAATTTTCTATATCAAATTATGAAATTGAAAAAAAAGGATTCAGCTATACATATGAGACTTTAGAATATTTTAAGAATGATGATATTGAGTTGTTTTTTATTACTGGTGCAGATTGTTTAATGGATATAGAAACATGGGAAAAAACTGATGAAATATTATCTTTATGTAATTTAGTTACATTTTCTAGAGGTGGATTTAGTAATAAAAAATTAATTAAGCAAAAAGAATATATAGAAAAAAAATATAATGTAAATATAACTGTATTAGCATTAAAGAAATTAGAAATATCCTCAACAGATATAAGAGAAAGAATTAGGAGTGATAAAAGGATAGATTTTTTTGTTCCTAAATCTATAATAGAGTTAATAAAAAATAATAATTTATATAAGGAGGAATAAGATTTTGCTAAATATAGAGGAAATAAAATTATATCTTAAAGAAAATTTAAAATCTAGTAGATATAAACATACACTAGGTGTGGTAGAAACTGCAAAAAAATTAGCAGAAATTAATAATATATCAGTAGAAAAAGCTGAAATAGCAGCTCTTGCTCATGATGTAGCTAAAAATTTATCTTTAGAAAAGATGAAATCATTAATAGATAAGAATAATATTGAATTAACTGATACAGAAAGACAAAATTCTAATTTATGGCATAGTATAATTGCTCCAATAGAAGCTAAAGACAAGCTGAAAATTCATGATGAAGAAATATTAGATGCAGTGAGATGGCATACAACAGGAAAAGAAAATATGTCAGTTTTAACTAAGATTATATACATAGCTGATATGATTGAGCCAGGAAGAAGCTTTCCAGGTGTAGAAAAAATAAGACAAACTACATTTCAAAATTTAAATGAAGGTGTTTTATTAGGTTTAACAGAAAGCATGAAGGACTTATTAAATAGAAATTTAATAATTGATTTGAATACTATAAAAGCAAGAAATTATTTTTTATTAGGTATATAAAAATAGATAACAAGTCAAAGCTGTGCCGGATATTTTTTAAAATACCATGACTTGGATTCTGTTAATAGCCGTGTTATTAGTAGGTTTCAAGGAATAAGTATTTCCAAAAATAAACTAGCATGCGGACTAGTTATTTATTTGAATTTTACTTAAAAGAAACTATAGTTTAATGTATTTATAAATAATATAGGACTAAGTAATTAAAAACTTGCTGTTAGGGGTGAGAAGTAAGACATGGGGAAAAAAAGAACTAAAAGACATTATAAATCTAAGAAACCAAAGAAAAATATTAGATTTCAAAGAGTTTTGGAAGAATGTGGATTATTAATATCAGCTTTTATAATAACATTTATTATAGTTATTATAGGATCTGGAATTTTATTTTTAGGTAAAATAAATAAAAATAATATGATTGAGCCAACGAAGGTTTCAATGAATAAACCTGTTAATATTTTATTATTAGGAACTGATATAGGAGATCCTAATCAACCTAATAAGAAGTCAATAAAAAGAACTGATACAATTATGGTTTTGAATTATAACCCAGAAGATAAAAGATTACAAGTAGTTTCAATTCCAAGAGACACATTAATAGATGTTAATGGTAATAGTTATAAAATAAATGCAGCATATGCAATAGGTGG
This region includes:
- a CDS encoding TIGR03936 family radical SAM-associated protein; this translates as MRYLIKYTKEANVKFISHLDLMRTIQKNIRRAELPIEYSKGFNPHMTMSIAQPLAVGVYSDGEYMDIVLVNEMDEKEIVDRLNAVSSSGIKFKEATKIPYVEGEKKVPQGMALIDAARYTAKAPYENIEKLEYEINELLKSKEWKTIKKSKKGEKEVDLKTMIREFKFWIKDNYLIINMVINSGSREHLAPDLVVKYIQERTSDVKIDSFVDIKREEMYFLKGKKLLPLYKALEFNK
- a CDS encoding Rne/Rng family ribonuclease; its protein translation is MKEIFIERRESLLRIGIRENGKLVESIVEEKKNEPIIGEIYKARVKKIIPAINSIFVDLGLNKEGYLYYSGELKNKGIKKGDDILVEVVKEPINDKGAKLTTKVSIPGKYIVLNCYETGIKFSKRINNEEKKKEILENLEELSDVSITVRTEAINVDIKTLKSEISKLYSEFIEIDNSLKYSTEVKKVYGEDLSLFRILRNTIGQDPVKIYTDAQCDFNKIKNFISNEENVTLELYSEMRNIFDFYGIEKELLKLRHNKVNLPCGGSIIIDKTEAMYVIDVNSGKNIKGRSFDKTILETNLEAAKEIGNQVKVRNLSGIIVIDFIDMRDKSQRNIVMKAIEESFASDKGNTKIFPFTELDLVQISRRRQGKSIYEYMEEKCMTCKGQGMILKLSYIQDLIRNEILRIKEENNINSFYIEVDNVYRERIKGDLFNFMKEIDGIDKEIYLNYVENIEGFKVEPLIFQSQKVNLEKYKITEFDTI
- the rplU gene encoding 50S ribosomal protein L21: MYAVLATGGKQYRVQEGDVIYVEKLNAEVDSTVELTEVLAVANDEGMKVGAPVVEGAKVTAKVLAQGKQKKVIVFKYKAKKDYRRKNGHRQPYTKLVIEKIEA
- a CDS encoding ribosomal-processing cysteine protease Prp, translating into MIKVRIDYKDSNIIGFVINNHALCGDRDFRNDISLVGETFDMICNSVSVLSQSVIIGLDEVLKFNSTYEISDGYLKLDLIGFNEKEIEQAQVLLETFEKSLESVILGLDQMFGSKKRKEYITLLKEEV
- the rpmA gene encoding 50S ribosomal protein L27; amino-acid sequence: MLIMNLQLFAHKKGVGSSKNGRDSESKRLGVKSSDGEFVLAGNIIVRQRGTKIHPGNNVGRGKDDTLFAKIDGVVRFERMGKDKKKASVYPVDVEAIAE
- the obgE gene encoding GTPase ObgE; this encodes MFIDKAKVFIKSGKGGDGAISFRREKYVPLGGPNGGDGGRGGSIIFKVDTGMTTLLDFKYKKKFVAEPGENGGGSKCYGKDGEDLVIKVPMGTIIREEKSNKIIVDLSQKDQDFVILKGGKGGKGNAKFATPTRQAPHYAEPGMPGEEISIILELKLLADVGLLGFPNVGKSTLLSMTTKATPKIANYHFTTLKPNLGVVAVDGIEPFVMADIPGIIEGAAEGVGLGIQFLKHIERTRLLIHIVDISGLEGREPFEDFVKINEELKKYSVKLWDRPQIVVANKTDLLYDDEAFEEFERKVKELGFEKVYKMSAATRDGIDEVMKEAARMLKEIPIKELEISEDEMYVPEEKRFTYTITVDEGEEYDTYVVLGTFVDRLLNAVNIHDADSLRYFHKVLRNKGIMNELREMGIKDGDVVRLNDFEFEYLL
- the yhbY gene encoding ribosome assembly RNA-binding protein YhbY; protein product: MLTGKQRAYLRGLANDIVPIFQVGKNGVEENFLTQVAQALEKRELIKIKVLENSGLDTREASDFICKALKCEGVQAIGSKMVLYKKSKNKSKIELPNK
- the nadD gene encoding nicotinate-nucleotide adenylyltransferase; the protein is MKRYGIIGGTFDPIHYGHLYIAYEAMKQLNLDNVIFMPTGNPPHKEGKKVTDALIRYEMVNKAIKDFPKFSISNYEIEKKGFSYTYETLEYFKNDDIELFFITGADCLMDIETWEKTDEILSLCNLVTFSRGGFSNKKLIKQKEYIEKKYNVNITVLALKKLEISSTDIRERIRSDKRIDFFVPKSIIELIKNNNLYKEE
- the yqeK gene encoding bis(5'-nucleosyl)-tetraphosphatase (symmetrical) YqeK; translated protein: MLNIEEIKLYLKENLKSSRYKHTLGVVETAKKLAEINNISVEKAEIAALAHDVAKNLSLEKMKSLIDKNNIELTDTERQNSNLWHSIIAPIEAKDKLKIHDEEILDAVRWHTTGKENMSVLTKIIYIADMIEPGRSFPGVEKIRQTTFQNLNEGVLLGLTESMKDLLNRNLIIDLNTIKARNYFLLGI